One stretch of Akkermansia sp. RCC_12PD DNA includes these proteins:
- the gatC gene encoding Asp-tRNA(Asn)/Glu-tRNA(Gln) amidotransferase subunit GatC, with protein sequence MSTPQIDVAYIARLAQIDLTKEETDLFSQDLDKVLAYIAKLESYDVEGITPMNHPLPAMDVMRKDEPQPGLSQEEALSNAPQQSQSQFRTPKVVESA encoded by the coding sequence ATGAGTACGCCTCAAATCGACGTAGCCTACATTGCCAGGCTGGCGCAAATTGACCTGACTAAAGAGGAAACGGACCTGTTTTCCCAGGATCTGGACAAAGTCCTTGCCTACATTGCCAAGCTGGAATCCTATGACGTGGAGGGGATAACCCCGATGAACCATCCTTTGCCGGCCATGGACGTCATGCGGAAGGACGAACCGCAGCCCGGACTTTCCCAGGAAGAAGCCCTGTCTAACGCCCCTCAGCAGTCCCAGAGCCAATTCCGCACGCCCAAGGTGGTGGAATCCGCCTGA
- the gatA gene encoding Asp-tRNA(Asn)/Glu-tRNA(Gln) amidotransferase subunit GatA: MSSIQGTLAEWRDRLRRKELTPAELVNLTADAIEADKTTNAYISFDREAALRAAAAADVASPLAGVPIAVKDNISILGQPTRCASRLLSPYTAPYDATSVHFLKKAGGIPLGRTNMDEFAMGASGENSAYGVTRNPNAPDHIPGGSSSGSAAAVAAGTAIAALGSDTGGSIRQPAGHCGIVGLKPTYGRVSRCGLVAFASSLDQIGPMTQTVKDAAILLQAISGHDPKDSTSADQPVPDFEAVLGKDIKGLKVGIPAEYFTSGNHAGVSEAVRNTISQLESLGAELVEIRLPHADAVVAAYYIIACAEASSNLSRFDGVRYGQRAQDASGLMELFSRTREEGFGPEVKRRIILGTYVLSSGYYDAYYSRAQKVRSLVARDFAEAFKKADIIVGPTSPTPAPKIGDSALDHLQTYLADIYTIPANLAGLPAISIPCGSVKEGGAELPIGFQMTAPHFREDLLLKTGFALGK; encoded by the coding sequence ATGTCAAGCATTCAAGGTACCCTGGCCGAATGGCGCGACCGCCTGCGCCGCAAGGAACTCACCCCTGCCGAACTCGTCAACCTGACGGCAGACGCCATTGAGGCGGACAAAACTACCAACGCCTATATATCCTTTGACCGGGAGGCCGCCCTGCGGGCCGCAGCCGCGGCGGACGTAGCCAGCCCGCTGGCGGGCGTCCCCATTGCCGTCAAAGACAACATCAGCATTCTCGGTCAACCTACGCGCTGTGCCTCTCGCCTGCTTTCCCCCTACACGGCCCCTTATGACGCCACATCCGTCCACTTTCTGAAAAAAGCCGGCGGCATTCCCCTGGGCCGTACAAACATGGATGAATTCGCCATGGGCGCCAGCGGGGAAAACTCCGCCTACGGCGTCACCCGCAACCCGAACGCCCCGGACCACATTCCCGGCGGTTCTTCCAGCGGTTCCGCTGCGGCGGTAGCGGCAGGAACGGCCATTGCCGCACTGGGGTCCGATACGGGCGGCTCCATCAGACAACCCGCGGGGCATTGCGGCATCGTAGGTCTCAAGCCCACCTACGGGCGCGTCTCCCGTTGCGGCCTGGTGGCTTTCGCCTCCTCCCTGGACCAGATCGGCCCCATGACCCAAACGGTGAAAGACGCCGCCATCCTGCTCCAGGCCATCTCCGGGCACGACCCCAAGGACTCCACCTCCGCAGACCAGCCCGTGCCGGACTTTGAAGCCGTGCTGGGAAAGGACATAAAGGGCTTGAAAGTGGGCATTCCCGCGGAATACTTCACTTCCGGCAACCACGCAGGCGTCTCGGAAGCCGTACGGAACACGATCAGCCAGCTGGAAAGCCTGGGCGCGGAACTCGTGGAAATCCGCCTGCCCCATGCGGACGCCGTAGTGGCCGCGTACTACATCATCGCCTGTGCGGAAGCCTCCTCCAACCTCTCCCGCTTTGACGGCGTGCGCTACGGACAACGGGCGCAGGATGCCAGCGGCCTCATGGAACTTTTCTCCAGAACGCGGGAGGAAGGATTCGGCCCGGAAGTCAAGCGCCGCATCATCCTGGGCACTTACGTGCTCAGCTCCGGCTACTATGACGCCTATTACTCCCGTGCGCAGAAAGTCCGCTCCCTGGTCGCCAGGGACTTTGCGGAAGCCTTCAAAAAGGCGGACATCATCGTGGGCCCCACCTCCCCGACGCCCGCTCCCAAAATCGGGGACTCCGCCCTGGACCACCTCCAGACCTACCTGGCGGACATCTACACCATCCCAGCCAACCTGGCAGGGCTGCCCGCCATCTCCATCCCATGCGGTTCCGTAAAGGAAGGCGGCGCGGAACTCCCCATCGGCTTTCAGATGACGGCGCCCCATTTCCGGGAGGACCTCCTCCTGAAAACCGGATTCGCTCTTGGAAAATAA